In the Tachyglossus aculeatus isolate mTacAcu1 chromosome 6, mTacAcu1.pri, whole genome shotgun sequence genome, GTCcccctcttccacttcctcctccctctccatctccacctcctcctcctcctccatcttctcctcttctacctcctcctcctcctcctcttctacctcctcctcctcctcctcttctctacctcctcctcctccccttcttcctcctcctcatcctcttctacatcctcctcctcctcttccacatcctcctcctcttccacatcctcctcctcttctacatcctcctcctcctcctcttctccctcctcatcctcctcttctctacctcctcctcctcttctctacctcctcctcctcctcttctctacctcctcctcctcttctacctcctcctcctcttctacctcctcctcctctacctcctcctcctcctcttcctcctcctcctcctcctcctcttcctcctcctcctcctcctcctcctgttcctcttctacctcctcctcctcctcttctctacctcctcctcctcttcctcctcctcctcctgttcctcttctacctcctcctcctcttctacatccttctcctcctcttctacctcctgctccatctcctcttctacctcctcctcctcctcttctgcctcctcctcgtcctccatctccccctctacctccttcccctcctccccctcctccccctcctcctccccctcctgctcctgctgctgctggtccTGGTGCTGCCCCGCATCCTCCCAGGGTGTGACGTCAGCCCCAGTTTGGTCCAAGGGAGCTGCATAAGCCTttgcccatccaaactgctcgGCGCCCGGCCGGCGGGGACGGACGGACAGGACATCGGGGACGGAGATCCCAGCCAGCCTTGGAGCGGCATCAGAGGCCTCACACCATCTGCGATACGCTGCGCTCCCCTcgccagcacacacacacacacacacacacacacacacacttccccatcctctctctctgtatccccgtctctctctctctctctctctctctctctctctctctctctctctctctctctctctctctctctctctctctctctctctctctctccctttctttcccccccgCCTCTCTCGCAGAGACCCAAAGGGTGGCCAAACTTCTCTccactccccctctctttcccaggaGGACTTCTATTTCTGCAGCAAGGGTgcttgcacacagacacacacgcacacgcacacacacacacacacacacacacacacacacacacacaatcaaccCTCTAGGAAGAACAGCCCGCttgccatcctccccctcccctgcaacccccctcgtccacctctccgtCTTAGCACACAAGATGCTAAACTCCCAGAAGACCGCAAAGGACCGGAGTCTCATGTTCTCCTGATGTGTGAGTTCCGCATCCTAAACccaccacctcccccaaccctttttttcccccccttcggAGTCTTGAATttgatcctccccttcccccttcccccccacccgtcTCTgcgcagggaaaaaaaaaacaaaagaaaaagaaaagtgaagCTATTTCTGCTGCGAGACAGGCGAGCTGCCCCTCGGGGGGGGGGCgagtgatggagaggggcagaTTTAGTAAGAGAACTGGGTTAGTAATGACCCCTTcgcaggtggggaaagggggataaGATGCTGCATGTAAATGTGTTgttggttttggggggggggcggttagaGAGGGGCTCAGATTCGAAAAGGATCGTTTCTCATGTGGTCTgatgctcctccttcccccaccccactgtcCTGGCCATTTTAATCGGCTCTTTGTTtgtctccaccctctccccccgacccaatttcctgccccttcccctttggCCCTCCCGCTTCTTAAGGCTTGACTGTAGGTACCGGAGCTGGGATCTACGGTGTCTAAAAATGCTGAACGGTGTTTGGTTGCTCAGTGTGTTAACCGTGGCCGGGATCTCCCAGACAGAGTGCCGCAAAACTGCCAAAGACATTTGCAAGATCCGCTGCCTGTGCGAAGAGAAGGAAAACGTGCTGAATATCAATTGCGAAAACAAAGGATTTACAACCGTGAGCCTGCTCCAGCCCCCCCAGTACCGCATCTATCAGCTTTTCCTCAATGGGAACTTACTGACCAGGCTCCATCCGAATGAGTTCGTCAATTATTCCAACGCCGTGACTCTCCATCTGGGAAATAACGAGCTGCAGGAGATCAGAACCGGGGCGTTCAGTGGGCTCAAAACCCTCAAGAGGCTGCACCTCAACAACAACAAGCTGGAAGTTTTGAGAGAGGACACGTTTCTGGGCTTAGACAGTTTAGAGTACCTCCAAGCAGATTACAATTACATCAGCGCCATCGAGGCGGGAGCTTTCAGCAAACTAAATAAACTGAAAGTCCTCATCCTTAATGACAacctcctgctgtctctccccaataaCGTGTTTCGCTTCGTTCTGCTGACCCACTTAGACCTGAGGGGGAACAGGCTGAAAATGATGCCCTTTGCCGGCGTCCTGGAGCACATCGGCGGGATCATGGAGATCCAGCTAGAAGAAAATCCCTGGAACTGTACTTGTGATCTCCTGCCTCTGAAGGCCTGGCTAGACACTATCACCGTCTTTGTGGGGGAGATCGTCTGCGAGACCCCATTTCGGCTGCACGGCAAAGACGTGACCCAGCTGACCAGGCAGGACCTCTGCCCCAGGAAAAGCGTCGGTGACTCCGGTCAGAGGGGAAACCATCCTTCCTTTTCCGATTCCCACATCCAGAGGATGTCGCCCACAGGTAACCCGGCCCTGACCCCAACTAGGGCTCCGAAAGCCAGCCGTCCACCCAAAACGAGGAACCGCCCGACCCCTCGGGTCACCGTCTCCAAGGACCGGCAGAGTTTTGGGCCTATCATGGTCTACCAGACCAAGTCACCCGTTCCACTCACCTGCCCAAGTAGTTGCATCTGCACTTCACAAAGCTCAGACAACGGGTTAAATGTCAACTGTCAAGAGAGGAAATTCTCGAATATTTCAGATCTTCGCCCCAAACCTACCAGTCCAAAGAAACTCTATCTTACCGGTAACTACCTACAAATTGTTTATAAGAACGATCTCGTAGAATACAGTTCTTTGGACCTCCTGCACTTAGGAAACAACCGGATCGCGGTCATCCAGGAAGGTGCCTTTACAAACCTCACCAGTTTACGCAGACTTTATTTGAACGGCAATTACCTTGAAAGTTTGTCCCCTTCCATGTTTAAGGGCCTGCAGAGTTTGCAGTACCTTTACTTAGAGTACAATGTCATCAAGGAAATCCAGCCACGAACCTTTGACGCCTTGAGTAACCTCCAGCTCTTGTTTCTGAACAACAACTTGCTGAGGTCATTGCCCGACCACGTGTTTGGAGGCACGGTCCTGACAAGACTGAACCTGAGAAACAACCACTTCTCCCATCTGCCTGTCAAAGGGGTGCTAGACCAACTCCCTGCCTTCATTCAAATCGATCTCCAGGAGAACCCGTGGGACTGCACGTGCGACATCATGGGGCTGAAGGACTGGACGGAACACGCCAACTCCCCGGTCATCATCAACGAAGTGACCTGTGAATCTCCAGCCAGGCACGCGGGGGAGATTTTGAAATTCCTGGGGCGGGAGGCCATCTGTCCGGAAGACCCCGGTTTGTCAGATGCTACTGTTTTATCCATGAACCAGAACACGGACGTGCCCCATTCTCTTAGCGTGTCTCCCAGTTCGTACCCAGACATACACACCGAAGTCCCGCTCTCCGTCTTGATTTTGGGGTTGCTGGTTGTCTTCATCTTGTCGGTCTGTTTTGGAGCCGGCTTGTTCGTCTTTGTCCTCAAGCGGCGAAAGGGGGTGCAGAACGCCCCCAGTAGCGCAAACAACTTAGACGTGAGTTCCTTTCAACTGCAGTATGGCTCTTACAACACAGAGACCCACGACAAAGGTGAAGGACATGTTTACAATTACATCCCCCCTCCTGTGGGGCAGATGTGCCAAAATCCTATCTACATGCAAAAAGAAGGGGATCCAGTGGCCTACTACAGAAACCTTCAGGAATTCAGTTATAGTAATCTGGACCCCAAAAAGGAAGAGCCGGTCGCTCTTGCTTATACGATAAGCGCATCCGAATTACTGGAAAAGCCGTCCTCGCCCAGAGAACCAGAGTTGCTGTATCAGAACATCGCAGAAAGAGTCAAGGAACTTCCCAGTGGTGGAGTGCTCCACTATAACTTTTGCACCTTACCGAAGAGGCAGTTCATACCTTCGTATGAATCCAGGCGCCAAAATCAAGACAGAATAAATAAAACTGTTTTATACGGAACTCCCAGAAAATACTTTGCAGAACAGTCAAAACCTGAACACCCTTTACTCCAAGGAAAACTGCAAACAGAACCAGACTACCTCGAAGTTCTGGAAAAACAAACTGCAATTAGTCAGCTGTGaaggaaaaataattaaaaacctATTGCATAAAACTTGAATTCACTTCAGAGTTACGGAAACGTGAATAATCACGATCCATTAtacttgctttttgttttttgttttttttaattccctgTGCTAACATGGAACctttgaaaattattttagtTATTTTAGTTAGTAAGTAAAGCAATACGATTGCTTTGGCAAAGTTTCTTTAAATTATTTCtttgtttttcccctccccagtaaCTATCAATGTACATGATGAATGTTTCTACAATGAATTTTGcgtaattttttttgtttttgcagggggtggggaaggattgGGAATTTGGAGTTAAAAGTGGGGTCAATTAGTtagggagagaaagggatagtttttttttttttttaatgaaggtgACTACTTCATGTACTATTAGAAGATCTCCAAAGATCTTtttggactgaaccttttttaattttttttgtaaataataatatacAGTATTTTCATTTTGGTTACACAGTATAGCCACTGGGCGTCACTTTTTTTGTGTTAAAGTGCCTTTGCACTTTAAGTACATTACTTAAATGTTGCTTTTAGCTTTGATAAATTGAACATATTTTAATGTGTTGTATTTTTGAAATTAAAAAAGTGTAAAATAGATCTATATGTCAGATGCATTAAATCAAAGGAGAGTTTGCTTGATTTATAGATGAACCAACCCTTCATTAAATGAGTCTAGTTCTAGGACTTGATAGATTTAACTGTAAAATATTTCTTTTCCTCTGGGTTTGTTTTCAGTGATCCATTGAAGTCAACTGAAGGGATTTGGAAATGGACTACAGGCAATATATTGCCTCAGTTGGGATTAATCGTTTATTAATAAAAGATATTTAACATGATATAGTGAATTGAACATTAATATCCTGCCCTAAATCGTTACATTGCAACACTAACACGGCTCAGTAAAGTTCCGTGGTTTTAGATTATTTTCCTAATTAGGAGACCATTACATAACTTGTAATATTTTTGGCATTAAATTAGTTATTTTTATACATTTGATGAGAGTCTGTTTCTAACTTGTTAATTgaaattatgattttttttttcttattgcaAACTCTTTTTTAAGCTCGTGCACCAGCAGAGGCCGCCAGACACCTCATTTAATACGTATTTATTTGAACCCATTTAACCATATCCTAGAGAGATTTCAAAAGTAGGATTCGAATTTGGGTTTCCAGAAATTCCATGTAAGTTGTTCggtgttttttggtatttgttttttttgttttttttttgtccaggGAATGCAGAAGAGTTAcctacctcatttcccttattaccGTCAGTATTTTAAAATCGGAATACTTGCGTGTCTTTCTTTAAATAGAGGATAAttagtattgcactttcccactTTAAGAAATCTGCTCAATTTTGTTAAATTTGCAAAGGGTGCTGTACAATAATCCTCTTTTATTTTCTAATAGGACaataagcccagagaagcaacttatatctctttttttcccttcagtcATTCCTTTGTGCTCATGCTACTTGAATTATTTCAACTTTACGTATATAATTCCAGAAAAGTTTACCTAACTAGATTTTGGGGGAGGGGTTGGGAAGGACTTTAAGTGATTTTAATTAATCAGGTACATATAACATCTTTATAAACACTTATTT is a window encoding:
- the SLITRK2 gene encoding SLIT and NTRK-like protein 2, whose product is MLNGVWLLSVLTVAGISQTECRKTAKDICKIRCLCEEKENVLNINCENKGFTTVSLLQPPQYRIYQLFLNGNLLTRLHPNEFVNYSNAVTLHLGNNELQEIRTGAFSGLKTLKRLHLNNNKLEVLREDTFLGLDSLEYLQADYNYISAIEAGAFSKLNKLKVLILNDNLLLSLPNNVFRFVLLTHLDLRGNRLKMMPFAGVLEHIGGIMEIQLEENPWNCTCDLLPLKAWLDTITVFVGEIVCETPFRLHGKDVTQLTRQDLCPRKSVGDSGQRGNHPSFSDSHIQRMSPTGNPALTPTRAPKASRPPKTRNRPTPRVTVSKDRQSFGPIMVYQTKSPVPLTCPSSCICTSQSSDNGLNVNCQERKFSNISDLRPKPTSPKKLYLTGNYLQIVYKNDLVEYSSLDLLHLGNNRIAVIQEGAFTNLTSLRRLYLNGNYLESLSPSMFKGLQSLQYLYLEYNVIKEIQPRTFDALSNLQLLFLNNNLLRSLPDHVFGGTVLTRLNLRNNHFSHLPVKGVLDQLPAFIQIDLQENPWDCTCDIMGLKDWTEHANSPVIINEVTCESPARHAGEILKFLGREAICPEDPGLSDATVLSMNQNTDVPHSLSVSPSSYPDIHTEVPLSVLILGLLVVFILSVCFGAGLFVFVLKRRKGVQNAPSSANNLDVSSFQLQYGSYNTETHDKGEGHVYNYIPPPVGQMCQNPIYMQKEGDPVAYYRNLQEFSYSNLDPKKEEPVALAYTISASELLEKPSSPREPELLYQNIAERVKELPSGGVLHYNFCTLPKRQFIPSYESRRQNQDRINKTVLYGTPRKYFAEQSKPEHPLLQGKLQTEPDYLEVLEKQTAISQL